AGGGCATCAATTATGGGAATGACTCTGTCTCAGGATGAGTTGTACCTTTAGACTGATGAATGTCTAGATAAAGCAGCTTTATCAATATGATTCTGAGGAAGGtgaattattgttattattattactatttttagagacagagtctcactctgtcacccaggctggagtacagtggtgtgatcatagcttactgaagcctccaactcttggccccaagcgatcctcccgtctcagtcCTCTGGGTAGCTAGGACcataggcacttgccaccatgcctggataattaaaacaatttttttttttatagactgggtcttgctctgttggccaggcttgtcttgaactcctggcctcaagggaacctcctgcctcagtcttccaagtagctgggactacggcaTGTGTCCTGCACCAGGCCTTACTGTTATGTTTAACTCTCCATCTGATCAGGGAAGCTAGAAAAAAGCATACATATCAGCTGATTAGTTTCACTTCAAATTCATGACCTCCTACTTTATGAGGGGCCTTAATGTCTCCTAGCAGTCCTATTACTGTTTCTTAGTCCATTTATTCTCCTACTCTCCTAGATgagtatttcattccttctttcccccttccttcctttaatATCTCTTCCCTCATCCTCTTGGATGATGACCTTGTTGCCTATTTTACTTCAAAAACAGAAGCAATTAGGGGACAACTTCCAAATGTTCTCAGCTGCCTGTATCAGGGCCCATATGCCCTGCCTTCCCTCCAGTTACTGTGGATGATCTGTTCTAGCTCCTATTAAAGGCCATCCCTCTACTCTACACACTAGATCTCACCTACTCTCTCCTACCCCAGTAATGATCCTCTTTCTCTGCTACAGTTTTTCCTATTGGTTAATTTCCATAAGAACACAAACATTCTATAATTTctgtcatctaaaataaaatctttttgtgACCCCCCATATCCCCCCGAACTCTCATCTCCATTTCTGTGGACTATTTCTACATTGGCTGCTTCAATTCCtcatctccttttctctcttgaaTCCACTGCAACCAGACTCTTGCTTTCCTTCTTCACGGAAACTTCTCTTGTCAATGTCACCAGTGATCTCATCTCCATCCAGCAAAACTCAATGGTCATTCTCAGTCCTCATTTCACTTGGCTTACCTGCAGAATTTGACATAAGTAATCACTCTCTTCTCCCTGAAATATTTCTTCACATGGCTTCTACACTACTATAATCTCTTGGTTTCTCTCCTACCTGACTTCTCAGctgttgatttttcttcatttcttcaactCTGATCACTGGAATGCCCTAGGATTTGATCCTCTTCTTGATCTGCACTCACTCCCTTGGTGATCTCATTCAGTCTCGTGGCTTTAAATGCTATTCACATGTCAATAACCTCCTAATTTGTATCTCTAGTCCAGACCCTtctctttaattcatcttgactATCTATTCATAAAAGCGTCTCCTCTTAGATGATTAACAGGCATCTCAAATTTGTTAAAGAACAAGCTTctgggctaggtgtggtggctcacacctgtagtcctagcactttgagagtccaaagcaggaggattgcttgaggccaggagttcaagaccagcctgagcaagagtgagactccatctctataaaaaatagaaaaattagccaggcatggtggtgcgtgcctgtagtcccagctacttggcaggctgaggcaggaggattgcttgagcccaggagttagaggttgctgtgaactataatggcaccactgcactctagcctggtgacagaatgagactcttgtctcaaaaaaaaaaaaagaacaagctcCTGATTCTCTCCCTAAAACCTGCTGCTCCCCTTGCTGTCTTCTCCATCTTAGGAAATGACAACTCTTTTTTTTCAGATCCTCAGGCCAAAACTCTGGAGTCAcccttgactcctctctttctcaCAATACCATCTTTCCAATCAATAAATCATATTGGTCACAGCTTGAATCCAACCACTTACCATCTCTACTGCCACTATGCTGATTTAAGCTACCGTCCCTTCTTGCTTGGTTTTCTGCAATAACCTCCTACCAggtttttctgtttcctctgtcATGTCCCTTTTGCACAAATCAGACgtctccagtggcttcccatctcaCTTGTAGTAAAAGTCTAACTCATTAAAAAGGCTCCCAATGCCCTGCGTAATCTGTTCCCACCCCTAGTTAACTCTGATCTCATCTCCATccatctttcctcctttttccttcctctgtccaCTCCAGCTACACTGATCTCTTGCTATTCCTGAAACAGGCTAGTCACAGTTCCACCCCAGGTCCCTTGAAAGCTCTTGCCCCAGATAGTCACAAGCCTTACTCCCTCATCTCTTTCAGCTCATTGTTCAAATGCCACCTTTCAGAGAGGCTTCTCCTGACTACTCCATGTCAAACTGTGTTCCTCCATTTCCACCTAGTGCTCACtacctcccttccctgcctttgcTCTAGAGCACTTATCATCATCTAACATAGCagtcattttatattaatatgtttatttgtcTGTGTATACActaactagaatgtaagctccataggGGTAgaattttgtccattttgttctCTACAATTTCCCTAGCACCAATACatctttgttgaataaattttgATAACTTTTCTTATGCTCTGATATCAAGATCCACTTCTTCATATGATGAAGTAAATACACCTGGTAATAGGAAGGCTTGAGAGTATCTAAGGGGTCTAAGGTGTTGGCACTTTAATATTTCTACTAATAtctaatattctgatttttttccagcttaaCACCAAAACATCCCCAGCAACCAACCAGGCATCTGGCCCAGATGAAAAGGGTGAGTGGGTTGGGCTGGGCAGTTTGTAGAGTGGGTGAATGTAGGGACGTGAAAGCAAGTAGGACTGTAAATCTGGGAGCTCTTAATGTCAGATGGATTAAGAATGTGGATAAGTGAAACAAAGAACTAGGCTAGAActactatctatctatctatctatctatctatctatctatctatctgtctatctatagtcttcactatatatatatatagtcttctTTCCAGTTTTTCCTAGGAAGTAAACCTATCAGTATTTGCTCTTTGGTTTTAGAAACTGGGTCTGGAATGGTTAGAGGAAGCAGGTATAATGATAAGAAGAAACTCATTAGATAATCCCAGATACTGTCTCTAACAGAAATTGAAGGAAAGCTGGGGAAGTCAGTGTGCTTTGGGACCTGAACTGTAGGATTTAGGAATAAGTGATGATAGAAGACATCTGTGATTTGGTCCAAGAATAGCAAAGCTCCCCTAAGTAAATATAGCTAACTCCCAGCCTAGGTACCCTGACTCAAACTTCTAGGAAAATTATCAGGCATTGATAGTCCTAGCAAAGTTGGTCCCCTCAAGGAGTCCAGCACAAAGTGGATCTTAACCGTTGTATTTAGGACCTGGGGAAAGGAACTGAGGCAGGTCTGGTTAACCCATTAATGAGTCTTCCAACTATCTGCAGGAAAAGCTGGCAATGccaagaaggcagaggaggaggaggagattgACATTGATCTGACAGCACCAGAAACAGAGAAGGCTGCCCTTGCCATTCAGGGCAAGTTCCGGcgatttcagaaaaggaaaaaggatccCAGCTCCTGAATGGCCAGCCTTGTCCTTCACCctattcccttctctccccttttcCACAGCCCTGACTCCTGTGTATCTTTGTCCCCTTTTTCCTCTAGTCTCTTGGTGAGGGAAATTCAACCCTTTATGTATTTTCTCTGGTCCCATCAAGCCATCACAGCAGTAGAGGCACAAGGAATGTGGGGAAGATGAAGACTTCAGTTGGCAGCCACTTGGCTAAGGGTGGACCAATTTCTCCTTGGGGATAAAGCTCCCTGATCAGTACCTATGCCTGCCCTATGGGGTTGAAGAACAAGAGGCTTTGAGGTTGAGAGacctccccctacacacacacacacacacacatacacacacacacacacacacacacacacacacagtgtgggAAGGaggtgtgggaaagccttcagagTAGGGTACCTGCAGGTGGGTATATTACAGCATTCACACTTCAGGTAACATTCTTTCCCTTTCAGATCCTTCTGCACCACCGCCTCCAACTTCCCCTCCTAGGATCTAAGCCACAATGCAGACTGGAGCCTCCCTTTCCCCCAGGCAAACCTGATTCCCGCAGTTTACCACAATAGTGCATGCCAAGTACATTAGTTCCAAGGAAGGAAGACTGGCCTGGTACCCGCAAGGAAAAGTTCCCTTTATTGTCTAGTCTAGGACCATGAGGGGCAGCGGTAGAAGAGGTTCCAAGGCCACTGGCAGGGAAATGAGAAGTAGGGTAGAtttagggaggaaagaaaaatgaagaagggaAAAATCTCTGAAGTCACAAGTTACTGTTGGTGAAAGTATGCTCATGAAGGATTCTTGGGGCTTTAGCTAACCTTCCTACCTCTAGCCCCCAAAGTCTACCCATCACCAGAGGCCACACAAACCAAGTTACCCCTGTAGTTCCCTCTTGCCCCACTGTGGAGTCAGGGCAGAAATGGAATAGCCATTCTATGTGACTTTAGCAtgtttaataattataacaataaaaactcCTAAATTGGGGTCATTTAACCTCTACTAATGTTTCTTCTTGGGAGGATATGAATGTAAGCCTGAGCTGGCctcagggagggtgggagagcaACTGCATGGATTACGTGGTAGGACAGGAAACTAACACTTTCTGAGCAATTTTCAGACTGAAGCCAACCctactttctttctctgaccTTGTCCTCACCTTGGTTTGCCACCCACATTCTCTCTGCTGCTGTTACCACCCCCAGTGCACACCTGCAAGGGTgttcatctttcctttctctttccagctAAGAGCATGCTTGGTACACATCTGTCCGGAGCCTTGAGGCCCAGCTACAGCATTGCCTCTGaccttgagctcagtagttttcCACTCCACAAGCAGCAGCACAGTTATCTCCACTGTGGGAGGGACTGATGCTTCCCGCCTTGCTTAACGGCTGCTTTTTGTCTTTACCCCGCCTTCTCCTCTCCCCGCCTTGCTGACCTATATAACCTGCCATTCAGCGTACAATAAACGAGACTTGATCAGACTCCTGTCTTGTCTCCATTTCTCGCGTCTCTTGTCCCCCCAAttcccactccctcttccagGGTCCGCGTTGACAGTCCTGCGGGCCGGGACAAGTGGCGCCCAACGTGGGGCCTGGGCACGAGGGACGAACGTGAGGAACAGACGCAAAGAAAGGCCGGCGATATAAGTGAGCAAAGTGTCCTTCAGCCGCCGCGGGAACCTGCCGCGTTGGAACCGAAGGTAAGTGAAAGCGTCTGAACATGGGGCAAGAACTCAGCCAGCATAAGATTTATGTGAAACAATTAAAAGAGGCTTTAAAGGCGCGAGGAGTAAAGGTTAAAGGTTATGGCTTGCTTAAATTCTTTGACTTCATAAAGGACACCTGTCCTTGGTTCCCGCAAGAAGGAACCATTGatataaagagatgaaaaagagtAGGAGATGCCTTACAAGATTACTACAGAACTTTTGGGCCTGAAAAGGTTCCCATTACAGCATTTTCATATTGGAACTTGATCAAGGAATTAATAGACAAAAGGGAGGACTATCCACAGATAGTGGCAGCAATCGCCCAAACGGAAGATTTATTAAGACAATCCTGTTCAAAACCTGATCTCTGAGAAGCCCCGCCGGAGAAAGAGATAGATCTTATCTCCTTAAAAGGTGATGATGAAGGAGCCAAGGCTCCTCCAGCAAAGGGCACCCAGGAGGTTCCTTTGGCACaaaatgaagaggaggaggcCAAATGTTCCTCTGTAAGGAGAAAGAGTTTGCAGTGCAGTACAAGGCCTAAAAAGTTCCCAGTGAGCAGGGAACTGCAaaaacataataatgaaaataatcctGATCCCTCAGAGGTGGACTGGGGCAAAATAGAGGAGGAGACAGCAAAATATAATCCTGACTGGCCTCCGTCTGTCTCATACCCTTCTCCCTATAACATGGCTTCCGCACCCACGGTGATGGCAGCCATAGACCCTAGAGAGGAACTCAAAGAAAACATTGCACGGCTTGAGGAGCAGATAAAACTAGAGGAGCAGTAACAGACCTTGGTTGCTAGGTTACAAATGATAAGAACGGGGAGTGACCAAGGAaatgtcctcccacctcagcggCCTGGACAGCATatcccaaaagggaaaaaatatatatctaaggGGGAGGATGCTTCCCTTATGGAGGCTTTTCCAGTAACTGAAACTGCCGATGTACAGGGACAGGCTTGGAGACATCACAATGGGTTTGATTTTACCATGATAAAGGAACTAAAAACAGCTGTCTCGCAATACGGGGCTACTGCCCCATATACTATGGCCATCTTAGAATCTGCGGCTGAACAATGGCTCACTCCGGTAGACTGGAACACTCTGGTCAGAGCAGTCCTTTCAGGAGGGGATCATCTGCTCTGGAAATCAGAATACTATGAAAACTGCAGGGAGACGGCCAAAAGAAACTTCCAGGCGGGAAATAGCTGGGATTTTGACATGTTAACTGGCTCCGGTAATTATGCAAACACGGATGCTCAAATGCAGTTCGATCCCGGACTGTTTGCACAAATTCAGGCAGCTGCTACCAAAGCTTGGAGAAAGCTCCCCGTTAAAGGGGACCCAGGAGCTTCGCTCACTGGAGTCAAACAAGGGCCTGACGAACCATTTGCGGAGTTTGTCCACAGGCTCATGACCACAGCCGGAAGGATTTTTGGTAATGTTGAGGCTGGTGTAGATTATGTTAAACAACTAGCTTTCGAAAATGCCAATCCGGCCTGTCAGGCAGCAATTCGACCGTATAGAAAAAAGACAGATCTGACAGGGTATATCCGCCTCTGTTCGGATATCGGCCCCTCATATCAACAGGGCCTGGCAATGGCGGCAGCCTTTAGTGGACAAACAGTAAAAGATTTCCTcaataatagagataaaaataaaaggggcTGTTTTAAATGTGGCAAGTCAGGGCGCTTCGCAAAGGACTGCTGGGGGGCCCACAACAAGAACGCCGAAACAAAAACTCCGGGTCTCTGTCCTAGGTGCAAAAGAGGGAAACATTGGGCCAATGAGTGTCAGTCCAAAACTGATAGTCAGGGAAACTCTCTGCCACCCCAGCAGGGAAATGGGATGAggggccagccccaggccccgaCACAAGCTTTTGGGACAGTAAGCTTTGTCTCTGTCAACAGCACTGATGAGGTAGACGTTGGTATGGCCGGCTTTGCCAACTGCAGCGAAGCGTTTAATGCTACGGGTCCTTTATGTGCTCCAAATGGTACAGTTTTTGTCTGTGGTAGCAATAGGGCTTACACTCTATTGCCTGGGAACTGGACAGGCAGGTGTGCAGTCACTTACCTCTTTCCAGACATAGACATCATCCCTGGAGACAAACCTGTTCCCATTCCTACCATAGATCACATCATAGGAATGTCCAAAAGAGCAGTGCAGCTAATTCCGCTGCTTGTAGGTTTGGGAGTAACTACCGCCGTAGCATCTGGAACTACAGGCCTGGGTGTCTCCCTCACCCAATACACCAAA
Above is a window of Lemur catta isolate mLemCat1 chromosome 3, mLemCat1.pri, whole genome shotgun sequence DNA encoding:
- the PCP4L1 gene encoding Purkinje cell protein 4-like protein 1 yields the protein MSELNTKTSPATNQASGPDEKGKAGNAKKAEEEEEIDIDLTAPETEKAALAIQGKFRRFQKRKKDPSS